One window of Sinorhizobium fredii NGR234 genomic DNA carries:
- the purF gene encoding amidophosphoribosyltransferase has product MTDLRSSEIHDELDGDTLHEECGVFGILGHPDAATLTALGLHALQHRGQEAAGIVTFDGKQFYTEKRMGLVGDHYTDPATLAKLPGFISIGHTRYSTTGEVALRNVQPLFAELEVGGIAIAHNGNFTNGLTQRRQLIADGAICQSTSDTEVVLHLIARSKQASSSDRFIDAIRQMEGGYSMLAMTRTKLIAARDPIGIRPLVMGELDGKPIFCSETCALDIIGAKYIRDVENGEVVICEIQPDGSISIDARKPESPRPERLCLFEYVYFARPDSVVGGRSVYVARKNMGVNLAKESPVEADVVVPVPDGGTPAALGYAQQSGIPFEYGIIRNHYVGRTFIEPTQQIRAFGVKLKHSANRAMIKDKRVVLVDDSIVRGTTSVKIVQMIREAGAREVHIRVASPMIFHPDFYGIDTPDRDKLLANQHADLASMCRYIGADSLEFLTIDGLYQAVGGAPRDPQAPQFTDHYFTGDYPTRLLDQEGASNVRKLSVLASNG; this is encoded by the coding sequence ATGACCGATCTCAGATCCAGTGAAATCCACGACGAACTCGACGGCGACACCCTGCACGAGGAATGCGGCGTGTTCGGCATACTCGGTCATCCGGACGCAGCCACCCTGACGGCACTCGGGCTGCACGCGCTCCAGCATCGCGGCCAGGAAGCGGCCGGTATCGTCACCTTCGACGGCAAGCAGTTCTATACCGAAAAGCGCATGGGCCTCGTCGGCGACCACTACACCGACCCCGCCACGCTGGCCAAGCTGCCAGGCTTTATTTCCATCGGGCACACGCGCTACTCGACGACTGGCGAAGTGGCGTTGCGCAATGTCCAGCCGCTCTTTGCCGAACTCGAAGTCGGCGGCATCGCAATCGCCCACAACGGCAACTTCACCAACGGCCTGACGCAGCGTCGCCAATTGATTGCCGACGGCGCCATCTGTCAGTCGACCTCGGACACCGAAGTCGTCCTTCACCTCATCGCCCGCTCGAAGCAGGCCTCCTCCTCCGATCGCTTCATCGATGCCATCCGCCAGATGGAAGGCGGTTATTCGATGCTGGCGATGACGCGAACCAAACTGATCGCGGCGCGCGACCCGATCGGTATCCGCCCCCTCGTCATGGGCGAACTCGACGGCAAGCCGATCTTCTGTTCGGAAACCTGCGCGCTCGACATCATCGGCGCCAAGTACATCCGTGATGTCGAGAACGGCGAAGTCGTCATCTGCGAGATCCAGCCGGACGGCTCGATCTCGATCGACGCACGCAAGCCGGAATCGCCGCGGCCTGAACGGCTCTGCCTCTTCGAATATGTCTATTTCGCCCGTCCGGATTCGGTCGTCGGCGGCCGCAGCGTCTACGTGGCGCGCAAGAACATGGGCGTCAATCTCGCCAAGGAGTCGCCCGTCGAGGCGGACGTCGTCGTTCCGGTGCCCGACGGCGGCACACCGGCGGCGCTAGGCTACGCACAGCAGAGCGGCATTCCCTTCGAGTACGGCATCATCCGCAACCACTATGTCGGGCGGACCTTCATCGAGCCTACACAGCAGATCCGCGCCTTCGGCGTCAAGCTGAAGCATTCGGCCAACCGCGCCATGATCAAGGACAAGCGCGTCGTGCTCGTCGACGATTCCATCGTTCGCGGCACGACCTCGGTCAAGATCGTCCAGATGATCCGCGAGGCCGGCGCACGCGAGGTGCATATCCGCGTCGCCAGCCCGATGATCTTCCATCCGGATTTCTACGGCATCGACACCCCCGACCGCGACAAGCTGCTGGCCAACCAGCATGCCGACCTCGCATCGATGTGCCGCTACATCGGCGCCGATTCGCTCGAATTCCTGACGATCGACGGTCTCTACCAGGCTGTCGGCGGCGCGCCGCGCGACCCGCAGGCGCCGCAGTTCACCGACCATTATTTCACCGGCGATTATCCGACCCGCCTGCTCGACCAGGAAGGCGCGAGCAACGTCCGCAAACTTTCGGTTCTTGCCAGCAACGGATAA
- a CDS encoding CvpA family protein, which translates to MPITILDGIVLGVALFSAILAMVRGFSREVLSVASWVGAAAAAYFLYPYLLPYAKQYTTNDTVAMIGSAAVIFLVALIIISFITMRIADFIIDSRIGALDRTLGFLFGAARGILLVVVAMLFFNWLVAPPQQPGWVTQAKSKPLLDNLGNKLVALLPEEADATILDRLRGKDTTGEGESDAPPAAPDQSPAEDAPATNG; encoded by the coding sequence ATGCCCATTACAATTCTCGACGGTATCGTTCTCGGCGTCGCACTATTTTCGGCCATTCTCGCCATGGTGCGCGGCTTCTCGCGCGAGGTCCTTTCGGTCGCGAGTTGGGTGGGTGCGGCGGCGGCGGCCTACTTCCTCTATCCGTACCTTTTGCCCTACGCCAAGCAATACACCACCAACGACACGGTCGCGATGATCGGCTCGGCCGCCGTGATCTTCCTGGTGGCTCTGATCATCATCTCCTTCATCACCATGCGGATCGCCGATTTCATCATCGACAGCCGCATCGGCGCACTCGACCGCACGCTTGGTTTCCTGTTCGGCGCTGCGCGCGGCATCCTGCTCGTCGTCGTCGCAATGCTGTTCTTCAACTGGCTGGTGGCGCCGCCGCAGCAGCCGGGCTGGGTCACCCAGGCGAAATCGAAGCCGCTGCTCGACAATCTCGGCAACAAGCTGGTCGCGCTGCTGCCGGAAGAGGCGGACGCCACCATTCTCGATCGCTTGCGCGGCAAGGACACGACCGGCGAAGGCGAAAGCGATGCCCCGCCGGCCGCCCCGGACCAGTCGCCTGCCGAGGACGCGCCCGCGACGAACGGCTGA
- the radA gene encoding DNA repair protein RadA, translated as MAKPRTQFVCQNCGTVHSRWAGKCEGCGEWNTIIEEDPTGGIGGGPTRAPKKGRPVALTTLCGEIEDAPRIETGISELDRVTGGGFVRGSALLVGGDPGIGKSTVLMQAAAALSRRKHRVIYVSGEEAIAQVRLRAQRLGAADSDVLLAAETNVEDILATLSEGKRPDLVIIDSIQTLWSDIVDSAPGTVTQVRTGVQAMIRFAKQTGTAVVLVGHVTKEGQIAGPRVVEHMVDAVLYFEGDRGHHYRILRTVKNRFGPTDEIGVFEMSDRGLREVANPSELFLGERNEKSPGAAVFAGMEGTRPLLVEVQALVAPTSLGTPRRAVVGWDSARLSMILAVLEAHCGVRLGQHDVYLNVAGGYRISEPAADLAVASALVSSLAGLALPADCVYFGEVSLSGAVRPVAHTAQRLKEAEKLGFSQAVLPSATTDLPKNGNGRWSEMESLPDLVARIAGSRRALQQSDEAE; from the coding sequence ATGGCGAAACCTCGCACTCAATTCGTCTGCCAGAATTGTGGCACCGTGCACTCCCGATGGGCCGGCAAGTGCGAGGGATGCGGCGAGTGGAACACGATCATCGAGGAAGACCCGACGGGCGGAATCGGCGGCGGTCCGACGCGCGCCCCGAAGAAGGGGCGGCCGGTGGCGCTGACGACGCTGTGCGGCGAGATCGAGGACGCGCCGCGCATCGAGACGGGGATATCCGAACTCGACCGCGTCACCGGCGGCGGCTTCGTGCGCGGTTCTGCACTGCTCGTCGGCGGCGATCCCGGCATCGGCAAATCGACCGTGCTGATGCAGGCGGCGGCAGCGCTGTCGCGCCGCAAGCACCGGGTCATCTATGTCTCCGGCGAAGAGGCGATCGCCCAGGTGCGCCTGCGCGCCCAGCGGCTCGGCGCCGCCGACAGCGACGTGCTGCTCGCCGCCGAGACCAATGTCGAAGACATCCTGGCGACACTTTCCGAGGGCAAGCGACCGGATCTGGTGATCATCGATTCGATCCAGACACTCTGGAGCGACATCGTAGACTCAGCCCCCGGCACGGTGACGCAGGTGCGCACCGGCGTTCAGGCGATGATCCGCTTCGCCAAGCAGACGGGTACGGCAGTCGTGCTCGTCGGCCATGTCACCAAGGAAGGCCAGATCGCCGGCCCGCGCGTCGTCGAGCACATGGTCGACGCCGTCCTCTATTTCGAGGGCGATCGCGGCCATCACTATCGGATCCTCCGAACCGTGAAGAACCGCTTCGGCCCGACCGACGAGATCGGCGTCTTTGAAATGTCGGACCGAGGCCTGCGCGAAGTTGCCAATCCGTCCGAGCTCTTCCTTGGCGAACGCAACGAGAAATCGCCCGGTGCTGCGGTCTTCGCCGGCATGGAAGGAACCCGGCCGCTGCTCGTCGAGGTGCAGGCGCTGGTCGCGCCGACGTCGCTCGGCACGCCGCGGCGCGCGGTGGTCGGCTGGGACTCGGCGCGGCTGTCGATGATCCTCGCGGTGCTGGAGGCCCATTGCGGCGTCCGCCTCGGCCAGCACGACGTCTATCTGAACGTTGCCGGCGGATACCGGATTTCCGAGCCGGCTGCCGATCTCGCCGTCGCTTCCGCTTTGGTTTCGTCGCTCGCCGGGCTTGCTCTTCCTGCCGATTGCGTCTATTTCGGCGAAGTCAGCTTGTCGGGCGCTGTCCGGCCGGTTGCGCATACTGCTCAACGTCTCAAGGAAGCCGAGAAGCTCGGATTCTCCCAGGCCGTATTGCCGTCTGCAACAACCGACCTGCCGAAGAACGGCAATGGCCGGTGGAGCGAGATGGAAAGCCTGCCGGACCTGGTGGCGCGCATCGCCGGTTCACGACGCGCCCTGCAGCAGTCGGACGAGGCGGAGTGA
- the alr gene encoding alanine racemase: protein MHSPEFLAASNRLTIDLTAIADNWRTMNERSGKARAAAVLKANAYGIGVAQAAPTLYAAGARDFFVADAEEGAELRPLLPDARIYILAGMWPGNEEFFFANDLVPIINSEEQLAVFMAALSERGDHPCVLHVDTGMNRLGLSVEEAIALAHDPARPASFSPVLVMSHLACGDDPRHPMNLYQLQRFREVTAAFEGVPASLANSGGVFLGEDYHFDLTRPGIAVYGGEAVNDALNPMKPVVTAEARILQLRTVPSGGTASYGASARFARDSRIATVAIGYADGYHRSVSGGGVTLRQATPSGAYGFLHGKKVPHVGRVTMDLSLFDVTDLPERAVRAGDYIELFGRNVAIDDVARAGGTIGYELLTSLGHRYCRTYVGGV, encoded by the coding sequence ATGCACAGTCCCGAATTCCTCGCTGCCTCGAACCGGCTCACCATCGATTTGACCGCTATCGCCGACAATTGGAGGACGATGAACGAGCGCTCTGGCAAGGCGCGTGCCGCTGCCGTGCTCAAGGCCAATGCCTATGGGATCGGCGTTGCGCAGGCGGCACCCACGCTTTACGCCGCTGGTGCACGGGATTTCTTCGTCGCCGATGCCGAGGAAGGCGCCGAGCTTCGTCCGCTCCTCCCGGATGCCCGCATCTATATTCTCGCCGGCATGTGGCCCGGCAACGAGGAGTTTTTCTTCGCCAACGACCTGGTGCCGATCATCAACTCGGAGGAGCAGCTTGCCGTTTTCATGGCGGCGCTTTCCGAGCGGGGCGACCATCCTTGCGTTCTCCATGTCGATACCGGCATGAACCGGCTCGGCCTCTCGGTAGAGGAAGCCATCGCCCTCGCCCACGATCCAGCGCGCCCGGCGAGCTTTTCGCCGGTGCTTGTCATGAGCCATCTCGCCTGCGGCGACGATCCCAGGCATCCGATGAATCTCTACCAGCTCCAGCGCTTTCGGGAGGTGACAGCCGCCTTCGAAGGCGTGCCCGCGAGCCTTGCGAATTCGGGCGGCGTCTTTCTCGGCGAAGACTACCATTTCGACCTCACCCGTCCCGGCATCGCCGTCTATGGCGGCGAAGCGGTCAACGACGCCCTCAATCCGATGAAGCCGGTCGTCACCGCCGAAGCCCGCATTCTGCAATTGCGCACCGTTCCGTCGGGTGGAACGGCGAGCTACGGCGCCTCGGCCCGATTTGCCCGCGACAGCCGCATCGCGACGGTGGCGATCGGCTATGCCGACGGCTATCACCGTTCGGTGTCGGGCGGCGGGGTCACGCTGAGGCAGGCGACGCCGTCGGGTGCCTACGGCTTCCTGCACGGCAAAAAGGTCCCGCATGTCGGCCGGGTTACGATGGACCTCAGCCTGTTCGACGTCACCGACTTGCCGGAACGCGCCGTGCGTGCCGGCGACTATATCGAGCTTTTCGGTCGGAACGTCGCCATCGACGATGTCGCGCGGGCCGGCGGTACGATCGGCTACGAACTCCTGACCAGCCTTGGGCACCGCTATTGCCGGACCTATGTCGGCGGCGTCTGA
- a CDS encoding AraC family transcriptional regulator: MHTISQEEAIEAMPLKGAEQTRFWRDARFNGMECLSATFITHEFAPHAHDTFSIGAIEAGSQISTIKGERSQTGPGDLYLINPDETHDGHPGSDGYRYRMIYPSVELFVEVLEDVTGRPFRGTPSFSRQWLTDIELAAAFRRAHQLLEGRTGALEADEGMFGFLATLFERHGSAIIVPVRTRESSAVHRARDYLLENYSSDIGLDELAKVAGLSRAHLIRAFRKEFHITPHAFLTDKRVREARTLLRQGWPPADTAYHCGFADQAHFTRHFKARTGVTPGAFRAG; encoded by the coding sequence ATGCATACGATTTCGCAGGAAGAGGCCATCGAGGCCATGCCGCTCAAGGGAGCCGAGCAGACCCGTTTCTGGCGGGATGCGCGCTTCAACGGCATGGAATGCCTGAGTGCGACATTCATCACCCATGAGTTTGCGCCGCATGCGCACGACACCTTCAGCATCGGCGCCATCGAGGCGGGCTCGCAGATCAGCACCATCAAGGGCGAGCGTTCGCAGACAGGCCCCGGTGATCTCTACCTGATCAACCCTGACGAAACCCACGACGGGCATCCGGGCAGTGACGGCTATCGCTACCGGATGATCTATCCGTCGGTGGAGCTGTTCGTTGAAGTTCTCGAGGATGTCACCGGCCGTCCGTTCCGCGGCACGCCCAGCTTTTCGCGGCAGTGGCTGACGGACATCGAACTCGCCGCCGCCTTTCGTCGCGCGCATCAGCTGCTGGAAGGAAGAACTGGAGCGCTCGAGGCCGACGAAGGCATGTTCGGCTTCCTGGCGACGCTGTTCGAGCGGCATGGCAGCGCCATCATCGTTCCGGTCCGCACGCGCGAGAGTTCCGCCGTGCATCGCGCCCGCGACTATCTGCTCGAAAACTATTCGAGCGACATCGGTCTCGACGAGCTTGCCAAGGTGGCCGGCCTCAGCCGCGCCCATTTGATTCGGGCGTTCCGCAAGGAGTTTCACATCACGCCGCATGCCTTCCTGACCGACAAACGGGTGCGTGAGGCAAGGACGCTGCTGCGCCAGGGTTGGCCGCCCGCCGATACCGCCTATCATTGCGGCTTTGCGGACCAGGCGCATTTCACCCGCCACTTCAAGGCGCGCACCGGCGTGACGCCGGGTGCTTTTCGGGCCGGTTGA
- a CDS encoding AzlC family ABC transporter permease, protein MAPLTVAVMPIGLVFGAVAAGKGLSSLEATLMSVLVFAGGSQFVAMDIWTHPASWGALAFSALLVNIRHVLMSASIGNKMPAFSGPAKYAAMLLLADEIWAMAEVRAGQTRLTPAWYAGLAVPFYCVWVLASLAGSAAGAFLGDPKATGLDFAFPAVFTVLVMGFWKGRDTGAVLAASATAAVLAHQFLPGVWYIAAGAAAGVAATLFTSRRQEACA, encoded by the coding sequence ATGGCGCCCCTGACCGTGGCGGTGATGCCGATCGGCCTGGTCTTCGGTGCCGTTGCCGCAGGCAAGGGCCTGAGCAGCCTCGAAGCGACGCTGATGAGCGTGCTTGTCTTTGCCGGCGGGTCGCAGTTCGTCGCCATGGACATCTGGACACATCCGGCCTCCTGGGGCGCGCTCGCCTTTTCGGCCCTGCTCGTCAACATCCGCCACGTCTTGATGAGCGCTTCGATCGGCAACAAGATGCCGGCGTTTTCCGGCCCGGCGAAATATGCCGCGATGCTGCTGCTCGCCGACGAAATCTGGGCGATGGCCGAAGTCCGCGCCGGTCAGACCCGGCTCACCCCCGCCTGGTATGCGGGTCTTGCCGTGCCGTTTTATTGCGTCTGGGTTCTGGCGAGCCTTGCCGGTTCCGCCGCCGGCGCCTTCCTCGGCGACCCGAAGGCGACCGGTCTGGATTTCGCGTTTCCAGCGGTTTTCACCGTCCTGGTCATGGGCTTCTGGAAGGGACGCGACACCGGCGCCGTACTGGCCGCCAGCGCCACGGCGGCGGTCCTTGCCCATCAGTTCCTGCCGGGCGTCTGGTACATCGCGGCGGGCGCCGCGGCCGGCGTTGCCGCAACGCTTTTCACAAGCCGCCGTCAAGAGGCCTGCGCATGA
- a CDS encoding AzlD family protein, whose protein sequence is MTLDPHTFLAIVAMAAATVLTRIAGLVLIRFVTIGPQQKRALEAIPPAVLMAVIAPTALVTGPAETLATVATALAATRLPLLAAVAIGVFVVAVARALIGA, encoded by the coding sequence ATGACGCTCGATCCCCATACCTTCCTCGCCATTGTCGCGATGGCCGCAGCCACGGTGCTGACGCGCATTGCCGGGCTTGTTCTCATCCGCTTCGTGACGATCGGCCCGCAGCAGAAGCGCGCCTTGGAGGCGATCCCTCCCGCAGTACTGATGGCGGTCATCGCCCCGACGGCGCTCGTCACCGGCCCAGCCGAGACCCTCGCGACCGTTGCAACGGCGCTCGCCGCGACGCGACTGCCGTTGCTTGCGGCCGTGGCGATCGGGGTGTTTGTCGTCGCTGTCGCGAGAGCGCTGATCGGCGCGTGA
- a CDS encoding replicative DNA helicase, which yields MNDAARKLAPLPKDQADQHYREAPNNLEAEQALLGAILVNNDAFYRVSDFLKPVHLFEPLHRKIFEVAGEIIRMGKTANPVTVKTFLKADDKVGDLTVAQYLARLAAEAVSIINAEDYGRAIYDLALRRSLITIGEDMVNIAFDAPLDMPPQSQIEDAERRLFELAETGRYDGGFQSFNDAVALAIDMAGQAFERDGHLSGISTGIHSLDGKMGGLQRSDLIVLAGRPGMGKTSLATNIAYNIAAAYEPEVQPDGSFKAKNGGVVGFYSLEMSSEQLATRIISEQTEVSSSKIRRGDISEADFEKLVACSQMMQKVPLYIDQTGGISIAQLAARARRLKRQRGLDVLVVDYVQLMSGSKKSGENRVQEITEITTGLKALGKELNVPIIALSQLSRAVESREDKRPQLSDLRESGSIEQDADVVLFVFREEYYVKNMEPRDELDPKYEEWKMQMERVKGTADVIIAKQRHGPTGTVKLAFQSEFTRFSDLADPSFTQYEH from the coding sequence ATGAACGACGCAGCGCGAAAGCTCGCTCCCTTGCCCAAGGACCAGGCGGACCAGCACTACCGCGAAGCGCCGAACAACCTGGAAGCCGAACAGGCGCTGCTCGGCGCCATCCTGGTCAACAACGACGCCTTCTACCGCGTCTCCGACTTCCTCAAGCCGGTGCATCTCTTCGAGCCGCTGCATCGCAAGATCTTCGAAGTTGCCGGCGAAATCATCCGCATGGGCAAGACCGCCAACCCGGTGACGGTCAAGACCTTTCTCAAGGCCGACGACAAGGTCGGCGACCTGACGGTTGCGCAGTACCTCGCGCGTCTTGCCGCGGAAGCCGTTTCGATCATCAACGCGGAAGACTACGGCCGGGCGATCTACGACCTGGCGCTCCGCCGATCGCTGATTACCATCGGCGAGGACATGGTCAACATCGCCTTTGACGCGCCGCTCGACATGCCGCCGCAGAGCCAGATCGAGGACGCCGAACGGCGCCTTTTCGAGCTTGCCGAGACCGGCCGCTACGACGGTGGCTTTCAATCCTTCAATGACGCCGTGGCGCTTGCCATTGACATGGCCGGACAGGCCTTCGAACGCGACGGGCACCTCTCCGGCATCTCCACCGGCATTCATTCGCTCGACGGCAAGATGGGCGGCCTGCAGCGATCGGACCTGATCGTCCTCGCCGGCCGCCCGGGCATGGGCAAGACCTCGCTTGCCACCAACATCGCCTACAACATCGCCGCCGCATATGAGCCGGAAGTGCAGCCCGACGGCTCCTTCAAGGCGAAGAACGGCGGCGTCGTCGGCTTCTACTCGCTGGAAATGTCGTCCGAACAGCTCGCCACCCGTATCATCTCGGAGCAGACCGAAGTGTCGTCCTCGAAGATCCGCCGCGGCGATATCTCCGAAGCGGATTTCGAAAAGCTCGTCGCCTGCTCGCAGATGATGCAGAAGGTGCCGCTCTATATCGACCAGACCGGCGGCATCTCGATCGCCCAGCTTGCGGCGCGCGCCCGCCGCCTGAAGCGCCAGCGCGGCCTCGACGTCCTGGTCGTCGACTACGTCCAGCTCATGAGCGGCTCGAAGAAGTCAGGCGAAAACCGCGTGCAGGAAATCACCGAGATTACCACAGGCCTCAAGGCTCTCGGTAAGGAACTCAACGTTCCGATCATCGCGCTGTCGCAGCTGTCGCGCGCCGTCGAAAGCCGCGAAGACAAGCGGCCGCAGCTTTCGGACCTGCGCGAATCGGGTTCCATCGAGCAGGATGCCGACGTGGTGCTCTTCGTGTTCCGCGAGGAATACTATGTGAAGAACATGGAACCGCGCGATGAGCTCGATCCGAAATACGAAGAGTGGAAGATGCAGATGGAGCGGGTGAAGGGCACGGCCGACGTGATCATCGCCAAGCAGCGTCACGGACCGACCGGCACCGTGAAACTCGCCTTCCAGTCGGAATTCACCCGCTTCTCCGACCTCGCCGATCCGTCGTTCACGCAGTACGAGCACTAA
- the rplI gene encoding 50S ribosomal protein L9, protein MEVILLERIAKLGQMGETVKVRDGFARNYLLPLGKALRANAANKARFESERATLEARNLERKSEAQQVADKLDGKSFIIVRSAGETGQLYGSVAARDIVDVLAAEGFNINRNQVNLNQPIKAIGVHKVTLHLHAEVDVAVEVNVARSAEEAERQAKGESLTSAEAIYGVDEDALKPEDFFNPEAEFAGEEE, encoded by the coding sequence ATGGAAGTCATTCTCCTCGAACGCATCGCCAAGCTCGGCCAGATGGGCGAAACCGTAAAGGTCCGCGACGGCTTTGCCCGTAACTACCTGCTGCCGCTCGGCAAGGCGCTGCGCGCCAACGCCGCCAACAAGGCCCGTTTCGAATCCGAACGCGCAACGCTCGAAGCCCGCAACCTCGAGCGCAAGTCGGAAGCCCAGCAGGTCGCCGACAAGCTTGACGGCAAGTCCTTCATCATCGTCCGCTCGGCCGGCGAAACCGGCCAGCTCTACGGCTCGGTTGCCGCTCGCGACATCGTCGACGTACTGGCTGCCGAGGGCTTCAACATCAACCGCAACCAGGTCAACCTCAACCAGCCGATCAAGGCGATCGGTGTTCACAAGGTGACGCTGCACCTGCACGCGGAAGTCGACGTGGCCGTCGAAGTCAACGTTGCCCGTTCGGCCGAAGAAGCCGAGCGCCAGGCCAAGGGCGAAAGCCTGACCTCCGCCGAGGCCATCTACGGCGTCGACGAAGACGCCCTGAAGCCGGAAGACTTCTTCAACCCGGAAGCCGAATTCGCCGGTGAAGAAGAATAA
- a CDS encoding DUF2232 domain-containing protein — protein MQNWNRTSLITGALAGITAALLSMGANTQSSLAIVLYAASALPILIAGLGWGNAAAITAIIAAGVTAASVISPYFALLILVVTLIPAGWLSHLANLARPAQELGGPEGALAWYPLSDILGHLAGLVTLGMIIVATIVGYDSSVSDLMVDMVVEALKAQEPLYNPDAAAIAQLKSMFTLALPLVQGAIWVVMLFAAYYIATRIVLMSGRSVRPREDIPSSLRMHRNAIFVFLAGLVLTFLGGAPAAIGALVCGTFGAGFLLSGFASFHFRTRGKSWRLPVLWIAYLSVLVFTIPAVFFLLSGLTDTRRTIAVTPAGKS, from the coding sequence GTGCAGAATTGGAACAGGACATCGCTGATCACCGGCGCACTTGCCGGCATTACCGCCGCCCTTCTGTCGATGGGCGCGAACACGCAGTCGTCCCTTGCAATCGTTCTCTACGCCGCTTCCGCATTGCCGATCCTGATTGCCGGGCTCGGCTGGGGAAACGCCGCGGCGATCACCGCGATCATCGCGGCGGGCGTTACAGCGGCAAGCGTGATTTCGCCCTATTTCGCCTTGCTCATCCTGGTCGTCACGCTCATCCCGGCCGGCTGGCTCAGCCATCTCGCCAATCTCGCGCGCCCGGCCCAGGAACTCGGCGGCCCCGAGGGCGCGCTTGCCTGGTATCCGCTCTCCGACATCCTCGGCCACCTCGCCGGGCTCGTCACCCTCGGCATGATCATCGTCGCGACCATCGTCGGCTATGATTCGAGCGTCTCCGACCTGATGGTCGACATGGTCGTCGAGGCGTTGAAGGCCCAGGAGCCGCTCTACAATCCCGACGCCGCCGCCATTGCCCAGCTCAAGTCGATGTTCACGCTGGCGCTACCGCTTGTGCAGGGCGCGATCTGGGTCGTCATGCTGTTTGCCGCCTATTACATCGCGACGCGGATCGTACTGATGTCGGGACGATCCGTCCGGCCGCGCGAGGACATCCCCTCGTCCCTCAGGATGCATCGCAACGCCATCTTCGTCTTCCTTGCCGGCCTTGTCCTGACGTTTCTGGGCGGTGCGCCGGCGGCGATCGGCGCCCTCGTCTGCGGGACATTCGGGGCGGGGTTCCTGCTCTCGGGCTTCGCCTCCTTCCATTTCCGCACACGCGGCAAGTCCTGGCGGCTTCCCGTGCTGTGGATCGCCTATCTGTCGGTGCTCGTCTTCACGATCCCGGCGGTGTTCTTCCTCCTGTCCGGACTGACCGACACGCGACGCACCATCGCTGTCACACCGGCGGGAAAAAGCTAA
- the rpsR gene encoding 30S ribosomal protein S18 — protein sequence MAEVSSAPVRRPFHRRRKTCPFSGANAPRIDYKDVRLLQRYISERGKIVPSRITAVSQKKQRELAQAIKRARFLGLLPYVVS from the coding sequence ATGGCTGAAGTTTCTTCCGCTCCGGTACGCCGCCCGTTCCACCGCCGCCGCAAGACCTGCCCCTTCTCGGGCGCAAACGCGCCGCGGATCGACTACAAGGACGTTCGTCTCCTGCAGCGCTACATTTCCGAGCGCGGCAAGATCGTTCCGTCCCGCATCACGGCCGTTTCCCAGAAGAAGCAGCGCGAGCTCGCCCAGGCGATCAAGCGTGCACGCTTCCTCGGCCTGCTGCCCTACGTCGTATCGTAA
- the rpsF gene encoding 30S ribosomal protein S6, protein MALYEHVFLARQDITPQQVDALVEQYKGVLEANGGKVGRVENWGLKSLTYRIKKNRKAHYVLMDIDAPAPAVHEVERQMRINEDILRYMTIAVEKHEEGPSAMMQKRDRDDRPRRDGDRPDRGGFGDRGPRPDRGDRDDRPRRPREDRA, encoded by the coding sequence ATGGCTCTTTATGAACACGTATTCCTGGCTCGGCAGGACATCACGCCGCAGCAGGTCGACGCCCTGGTCGAACAGTACAAGGGCGTCCTCGAAGCGAACGGCGGCAAGGTCGGTCGTGTCGAGAACTGGGGCCTGAAGTCCCTCACCTACCGCATCAAGAAGAACCGCAAGGCTCACTACGTCCTCATGGACATCGATGCTCCGGCACCGGCCGTTCACGAAGTCGAGCGCCAGATGCGCATCAACGAAGACATCCTGCGCTACATGACGATCGCCGTCGAGAAGCACGAGGAAGGTCCGTCCGCGATGATGCAGAAGCGCGACCGTGACGACCGTCCGCGCCGCGACGGCGACCGTCCGGACCGTGGTGGTTTCGGTGACCGTGGTCCGCGCCCGGACCGTGGCGATCGTGATGACCGTCCGCGCCGCCCGCGCGAAGACCGCGCGTAA
- a CDS encoding four-helix bundle copper-binding protein has protein sequence MHHVDPKMQECIENCLACYRACLSTAMSHCLEAGGKHTEPDHFRLMMACAEICRTSAHFMLIGTPHHRHVCGECAEICSECAADCERIGGMAECVDACQRCAESCRQMAA, from the coding sequence ATGCATCACGTCGATCCGAAGATGCAGGAGTGCATCGAAAATTGTCTCGCCTGCTACCGCGCCTGTCTTTCGACGGCGATGAGCCATTGTCTGGAGGCGGGCGGCAAGCACACGGAGCCGGATCACTTCCGGCTGATGATGGCCTGCGCCGAGATATGCCGGACCTCGGCGCATTTCATGCTGATCGGAACGCCCCATCACCGGCATGTCTGCGGCGAGTGTGCAGAGATCTGCAGCGAATGCGCGGCCGACTGCGAACGTATCGGCGGCATGGCCGAATGCGTCGATGCCTGCCAGCGCTGCGCCGAAAGCTGCCGGCAGATGGCAGCCTGA